A stretch of DNA from Acidovorax carolinensis:
CCCACACGCGCAGCTTGCTGAACATCATCAGTGCGCGCTCGCGGACGGGCGCATTGCGCAGCAGATAGCTCCACGGCAGACCGCCTTCGACGCAGATGCGGATCTGTCCGGTGTGCAGCTGTTCGCTGGCGGCAATGCGGGCGGTGAGACGATGCAAGGTGCTGGACGGCAGTGCACTGCGTACGAACAGGTCATGCCAGCGGTGCCGAAAGAGGCGGGCAATGCCTGAGAAGAACGACAAAGGCGCTGTCATGGTTACCAGTCTCCGGAGGCGCCACCACCCCCAAAATCGCCACCACCACCGGAGCTGAACCCGCCACCGCCAGACGACCCGCCGCCCCAGCCGCCACCACCGATGCCACCACCCCATCCACCGCCGCTGCGCCCACGGCCCGACATTGCTCGGGACGAAGCACTGAGCAGCGTGTAGACCAAGGCTGCCAGCCCCGCCAATCCGGCCAGCAGTACGCTGGCTGTGGCCACATAGGCCACCACCGCTGCAGCGGAGCCGGTCAGCACCGTACCGAGTGCATTGCCGAACAGGGAGCGAACCACGGGACCCACCACCGCAACCCCCAAAAACAAGAAAATGGCCCATTCGCCCCAGTCGATAGCGCTGCTTTCGCCCGACGCGCGGGCGGGGGCTTCCGGCTCTGGCAGGGCTTCTCCGGCAATGCGGGCGGCGATCTGGGTGACCGCGGCCTGCAGGCCGCCGGCAAAATCGCCATCGCGAAAGCGTGGTTTCATGGCGGTGTCGATGATGCGGGCCGCGGCAATGTCGGGAATAGCCCCCTCCAGCGTCTTGGCTACCTCCACCCGCATCTTGCGGTCGTCCTTGGCCACGAGCACGAGTACACCGTCACCGACTGCGCGGCGGCCAATCTTCCACGCGTTGGCAACGCGGTTGGCGTAGCTGGCAATGTCTTCGGGGGCCGTGGTGGCCACCATCAGCACAACAACCTGGGAACCCTTGGATTGTTCGATGGCTGCCAGTTGCTGCTCCAGCACCTGCAGTTGGCTGGCGTTCAGGGTGCCGGTCTGGTCGAGCACGCGGGCGGTGAGCGCGGGAACCGGTTGCAGGGTGTCGGCGTAAACAATGCTCCACCCGGACGCTATAAATAATATAGCTGTTAGCGCAAAGCGGATAAGCGCTACAGGCATAAAAGACCAAATGTCAGGGTTTGGAAGTCGAAAAATCCACCGCCGGAGGTGCCGTGATCTGCGCCTCGTTCTGCACGCTGAAAGTGGGCTTGGGTGGGTAGCTGAATGCCATGGCGGTCAGGTTAGTGGGAAAGCTGCGCGCCAACACGTTGTATTCCTGCACGGTCTGGATGTAACGGTTGCGTGCCACCGTGATGCGGTTTTCGGTGCCTTCGAGGGTTACGCGAAGGTCGCGAAAGCCCTGATTGGCCTGCAGGGTGGGGTAGCGCTCGGCCACTACCATGAGTCGTGACAGCGCGCTCGACAGTTCGCCCTGCGCGGCCTGGAATTTGGCAAATGCTGCGGGATCATTGAGTGTTGCCGGGGTCACCTGGATGGAGGTGGCCTTGGCACGGGCCTCGATCACCTTGGTCAGCGTGTCCTGCTCGAAACTGGCCTCGCCCTTGACGGTGGCCACGATGTTGGGCACCAGATCGGCACGGCGTTGGTACTGGTTGAGCACCTCGCTCCAGGCGGCCTTGGATTGTTCGTCAAGGCGCTGAAAATCGTTGTAGCCGCAGCCTGTAAGCAGCAGAGCGGCCGTGAAAAGGGCAAGAAGACGTCGTTTCATGGTGGCGGACCTGTCTCTGAAAAAAGCGGTGTTGTGCAAGGGCCAACGCGCCGGTGGATTCTGCCGCAAGGCGGGCGCGGCTGAAAAAACCGCACCAGCACCTGCGCTGGCCAAGGCAAAGCACAATACCAGCTTCGCCATATCCCCGCCATCCCATGACCCGTTCACGCCCCGGAGTTGCCGCACTGAGCGGCTCTGCCGACGATATTGAAGCCGCGTTTTACGAAGCGCTGCAGCACGGTGACATCGAAACGCTGATGTCCTGCTGGGCGCAGGACGAGGACATCGTGTGTGTCCATCCCGGCAGCCCACGTCTGTTGGGCGCGCATTCCATTCGCGCCGCCTTTGAGTCGATGTTCAGCCATGGGGTGGTGCGGGCGACCCCTATGCAGGTGCATCGTGTTGTTGCGCTAGGCAGTGCGGTGCACAGCGTGGTCGAGCAACTCCAGGTGACGCTGCCCGATGGAGAGCACCTTGCCGTGGTGATGGCGACGAATGTGTATCACAAGACCCCGGAAGGCTGGCGCATGGTGGCGCACCACGCAAGCCCTGGTGCGGCGCTGGATGCCCAGGCGCTGGATACCGTGCGGCCGGTACTGCACTGAGCGTTGCAAGTGCCGAGCGTGGGTAATGACATGCATGCCAAGATCGCCGAGAGCGGACAAGTTGCCCTGCCCTATGTGGCGCCGCGCTGGTTGCCCGGTGGACAGCTGCAAACGATATGGCCGGCGCTGTATGCGCGGCGTGTGCATGGACCGGCACTGCCCTATCGGCGTGAACGCTGGACGACACCTGACGCGGATTTTGTGGATGTGGATTACCTCGACGATGGTGCTCCGCCAGGCGTGCAGCGTCCGTTGCTGGTGGTCTTCCATGGCCTGGAGGGATCGTCCCGCAGCCACTATGGCGAGGCTTTCGCCGATGTGGCCCGCGAGCGGGGCTGGGCTTGCGCGCTGCCGCATTTTCGCGGCTGCAGTGGTGAAATCAACCGGGCGCCACGTGCCTACCATTCAGGCGACCATGAAGAGATCGGCTGGATGCTGGAACGCTTGCGCCGTGCCCATCGAGGTCCGGTGATGGCCGTGGGGGTCTCGCTGGGAGGCAACGCGTTGTTGCGGTGGGCGGCGGAGGCCGGCGCACAGGCCCGTCGCAGCGTGGATGCAGTGGCTGCGGTGTGCTCGCCACTGGATCTTGCGGCCGGGGGCAGGGCGATCGGCCGCGGATTCAACCGGCAGGTATACACGCGCATGTTCATGCGAACGCTCGTTCCCAAAGCCCTGCAGAAACTCGCACAGCATCCGGGCCTGTTTGACCGGGAAGCGCTAATGAGGGCCCGTGATCTGTATGCGTTCGACAACGTGTTCACGGCGCCCCTGCATGGGTTCAGAAACACCGAGGACTACTGGCGCCGCGCTTCCGCGAAACCATTGCTGAACCGCATCCGTATCCCGGCCTTGGTGCTCAACGCCCGCAATGACCCCTTTGTGCCGGCGGCAAGCCTTCCTGCAGCTACAGAGGTGGGGTCATACGTACGCTTGTGGCAGCCCTTGCACGGCGGCCACGTGGGCTTTGCACAGGGGCGAATGCCGGGGCATGTGCGCGCCATGCCGGACCTGGTGGTGGGATGGCTGCTGCAGCATGCCGTTGCATCGCCTGGCTCGGATGTCTGGCTGGACGGAGCACAATCAGCACATGGATGACATCGTCAAACAGGCGCTTGCGAAGTGGCCCCATGTGCCGGATTGCTATGGCTGGCTGGGCCTGGATGCACGCGGCCGATGGTATCTGCGCGACGACGCGGTGCAGGCGGCAGGCCTCTTCCCCCAAAGCCGGGGTTCTTTGCTGCAGCACGAGAAGCTCATTGCGTTCATCCACCGCAATTACGAGCACGATTCTCAAGGGCAGTGGTTCTTTCAGAACGGCCCGCAGAAGGTGTACGTCGAGCTAGAGTGCGCGCCATGGGTGTGGCGTATCGAACCAGACCTTTCGTTGGTGGCACACACGGGTGCCAGAGCCAGTGCCATGGACTGCCTTCAGGATGGGTGTGGCCGCGTCTATCTCAGCTCCGCCCTCGGTGTGGGGCTGGTTCACACCCTGGACATGGAAGCCGTTGCGGATGCTGTTGAAAAGGGTATCTGGTCGCCGCAAGCCGTGAGCAGCACCGATCTGCCGAAGCGATACGGCTTTGTCTTGAGCCCGAAGGTGCG
This window harbors:
- a CDS encoding TPM domain-containing protein, with the translated sequence MPVALIRFALTAILFIASGWSIVYADTLQPVPALTARVLDQTGTLNASQLQVLEQQLAAIEQSKGSQVVVLMVATTAPEDIASYANRVANAWKIGRRAVGDGVLVLVAKDDRKMRVEVAKTLEGAIPDIAAARIIDTAMKPRFRDGDFAGGLQAAVTQIAARIAGEALPEPEAPARASGESSAIDWGEWAIFLFLGVAVVGPVVRSLFGNALGTVLTGSAAAVVAYVATASVLLAGLAGLAALVYTLLSASSRAMSGRGRSGGGWGGGIGGGGWGGGSSGGGGFSSGGGGDFGGGGASGDW
- a CDS encoding LemA family protein, with the protein product MKRRLLALFTAALLLTGCGYNDFQRLDEQSKAAWSEVLNQYQRRADLVPNIVATVKGEASFEQDTLTKVIEARAKATSIQVTPATLNDPAAFAKFQAAQGELSSALSRLMVVAERYPTLQANQGFRDLRVTLEGTENRITVARNRYIQTVQEYNVLARSFPTNLTAMAFSYPPKPTFSVQNEAQITAPPAVDFSTSKP
- a CDS encoding YybH family protein, which encodes MTRSRPGVAALSGSADDIEAAFYEALQHGDIETLMSCWAQDEDIVCVHPGSPRLLGAHSIRAAFESMFSHGVVRATPMQVHRVVALGSAVHSVVEQLQVTLPDGEHLAVVMATNVYHKTPEGWRMVAHHASPGAALDAQALDTVRPVLH
- a CDS encoding YheT family hydrolase, producing the protein MHAKIAESGQVALPYVAPRWLPGGQLQTIWPALYARRVHGPALPYRRERWTTPDADFVDVDYLDDGAPPGVQRPLLVVFHGLEGSSRSHYGEAFADVARERGWACALPHFRGCSGEINRAPRAYHSGDHEEIGWMLERLRRAHRGPVMAVGVSLGGNALLRWAAEAGAQARRSVDAVAAVCSPLDLAAGGRAIGRGFNRQVYTRMFMRTLVPKALQKLAQHPGLFDREALMRARDLYAFDNVFTAPLHGFRNTEDYWRRASAKPLLNRIRIPALVLNARNDPFVPAASLPAATEVGSYVRLWQPLHGGHVGFAQGRMPGHVRAMPDLVVGWLLQHAVASPGSDVWLDGAQSAHG
- a CDS encoding DUF2946 family protein, encoding MDDIVKQALAKWPHVPDCYGWLGLDARGRWYLRDDAVQAAGLFPQSRGSLLQHEKLIAFIHRNYEHDSQGQWFFQNGPQKVYVELECAPWVWRIEPDLSLVAHTGARASAMDCLQDGCGRVYLSSALGVGLVHTLDMEAVADAVEKGIWSPQAVSSTDLPKRYGFVLSPKVRSTVG